A window of the Plasmodium falciparum 3D7 genome assembly, chromosome: 3 genome harbors these coding sequences:
- a CDS encoding stevor-like has protein sequence MNIYYAKMLLFIFLINTLLLSHYENYINNLYNIRFTPNNTQQKITKSRLLTEIQNHNNTHCNNDPESKEIISNIPLCKNYIENELKEIKILKDQIVNNKIEQYRWRKEKSINTESNKPFLQAKMKKDKKQLQYTSLKKENLKTYGIILKILQRINNFFTEIIKNIPEVELAIGKHSISNSYIDVINNIPELELSLGKYLDDKLRKIHNKFSKKKKK, from the exons atgaacatatattacgctaaaatgttattatttatctttttgataaatacattattattatcacattat gaaAACTATATAAATAACCTTTATAATATAAGATTCACACCAAATAACACAcaacaaaaaataacaaaatcaAGATTGTTAACAGAAATCCAAAACCACAACAATACACATTGTAATAATGACCCAGAAAGTAAAGAAATAATTTCAAATATACCACtttgtaaaaattatattgaaaatgaattaaaagaaataaaaatattaaaagaccAAATTGTAAACAACAAAATAGAACAATATCGATGGAGGAAAGAGAAATCAATAAACACTGAATCAAATAAACCTTTTCTTCAagcaaaaatgaaaaaagacaAAAAACAATTACAATATACTTcgttaaaaaaagaaaatttaaaaacgtatggaattatattaaaaatattacaaagaATAAATAACTTTTTCACTGaaattataaagaatatcCCAGAAGTAGAATTAGCAATTGGAAAACATTCTATAAGTAATAGTTACATTgatgttataaataatattccaGAGCTAGAATTATCATTAGGAAAATATTTAGACgataaatt